A single region of the Methanofastidiosum sp. genome encodes:
- a CDS encoding homoserine dehydrogenase — protein sequence MKKVRLGVVGFGIVGKGVCKVIRDRAEQYKKKYGVDVRIVCVADMMNSIYDENGIDLAKLMDHNQERSLMINYPDSSKDKKWNGEAAVENMEADIVVEVTPTNIKDAQPGLNHLLKAFDRGMHVVTSNKGPLALHYDKVIKAKEKSGKELRFEATVGGTMPVLNLAQEALKGNEIISVKGILNGTTNYILSNMAFEGKKFGDALKEAQEKGYAEANPGQDIEGWDAACKATILSNALMGKSMTLSDVKVKGITGIMMKDVLEAKKSGNIIKLLVEVTEKGAKVEPTPVPLNSPLAVTGTLNVAVFETDLSQDITVMGRGAGQIETAAAIMSDVFAIVK from the coding sequence ATGAAGAAAGTACGTTTAGGAGTCGTTGGTTTCGGTATAGTTGGTAAAGGAGTTTGCAAAGTAATTAGAGACAGAGCGGAGCAATACAAAAAGAAATACGGCGTTGACGTCAGAATAGTTTGTGTTGCTGATATGATGAATTCTATCTACGATGAAAATGGAATTGATCTTGCCAAGCTAATGGACCATAATCAAGAAAGATCACTTATGATAAATTACCCTGATTCTTCAAAAGATAAAAAATGGAACGGGGAAGCTGCTGTAGAAAATATGGAAGCAGATATTGTCGTTGAAGTTACTCCAACAAATATCAAAGATGCCCAACCGGGATTAAATCATCTCCTTAAAGCCTTTGATAGAGGAATGCATGTAGTCACTTCAAACAAGGGACCTCTAGCACTTCACTATGATAAAGTAATCAAGGCTAAAGAGAAAAGTGGAAAGGAATTAAGATTCGAGGCAACTGTTGGAGGCACAATGCCCGTTTTAAACCTTGCCCAAGAAGCACTCAAAGGAAATGAAATTATCTCTGTAAAAGGTATACTAAACGGTACTACAAATTACATTCTTTCCAATATGGCATTTGAAGGGAAAAAGTTTGGTGATGCATTAAAGGAAGCACAAGAAAAGGGTTATGCCGAAGCAAATCCTGGCCAGGACATTGAAGGATGGGACGCAGCATGTAAAGCAACAATACTTTCAAACGCTCTAATGGGGAAATCAATGACTTTAAGTGATGTTAAAGTCAAGGGAATCACTGGCATAATGATGAAAGATGTTTTAGAGGCAAAGAAGAGCGGGAACATCATAAAACTACTGGTAGAGGTTACAGAGAAAGGTGCAAAAGTTGAGCCGACACCTGTTCCTCTAAACTCGCCATTAGCTGTAACAGGGACATTGAACGTTGCCGTCTTTGAAACAGATTTATCCCAAGATATAACAGTAATGGGGAGAGGCGCAGGACAAATAGAAACAGCCGCTGCAATAATGAGTGACGTGTTTGCTATTGTTAAGTAA